A genomic segment from Amycolatopsis camponoti encodes:
- a CDS encoding GNAT family N-acetyltransferase, giving the protein MGGAPRVVVSTGRGLPDLDWEGELADLTDVFPYLGPTWLGASEKALTDLQPWHTIATRARGELALLPGYVMTVPPVVDHEPRTYLGWQAPTGEEVCCGARTDACISDEVDALGTEPFFPALLLGSPLGYRTEVAYNFWTPSLMAQMVSELVPAAFEQGIKCVVAPWISGRSGNDALVTAFQQVGGHSTFWGYEDYLRLDADSWDGHLAALPLKKRQRIKSDVRRAEAAGVHVDRVDGEAIRPYVTRIAELTCLNREKNGAGEEPAHIVDVLTALLDARADVRAYLGTKDGAVVATCVVIRKHHRLFPKWAGFDYAAIGERSGIYFALVLDAPVRDAYAEGLRTVEFGAGAHQAKALRGCEPRPVTTAMVVSDPELRPQVAKWMDAFGASRRVAFGDAPAATRTPLPVVSGGSGACCSDG; this is encoded by the coding sequence ATGGGTGGAGCGCCGCGCGTCGTGGTGAGCACGGGTCGGGGACTGCCGGACCTGGACTGGGAAGGTGAGCTGGCCGACCTCACCGACGTCTTCCCCTACCTCGGCCCGACGTGGCTCGGGGCGAGTGAGAAGGCGCTGACCGACCTGCAGCCGTGGCACACGATCGCGACCCGGGCCCGGGGCGAGCTGGCGCTGCTGCCCGGGTACGTGATGACGGTCCCGCCGGTCGTCGACCACGAGCCGCGCACCTACCTCGGGTGGCAGGCGCCGACGGGCGAGGAGGTCTGCTGTGGCGCGCGGACCGACGCGTGCATCAGCGACGAGGTCGACGCGCTGGGTACCGAGCCGTTCTTCCCCGCTCTGCTGCTCGGCTCCCCGCTGGGCTACCGCACCGAAGTGGCTTACAACTTCTGGACGCCCAGCCTGATGGCGCAGATGGTGTCCGAGCTGGTGCCCGCCGCGTTCGAGCAGGGAATCAAGTGCGTCGTCGCGCCGTGGATCTCCGGCCGCAGCGGCAACGACGCCCTCGTCACCGCTTTTCAGCAGGTCGGCGGGCACAGCACCTTCTGGGGTTACGAGGACTACCTGCGCCTCGACGCCGACTCCTGGGACGGCCACCTGGCCGCGCTGCCGCTGAAGAAGCGCCAGCGGATCAAGAGCGACGTCCGCCGTGCCGAGGCGGCCGGTGTGCACGTCGACCGCGTCGACGGCGAGGCCATCCGCCCCTACGTCACCCGCATCGCCGAGCTGACCTGCCTCAACCGGGAGAAGAACGGTGCCGGCGAGGAACCCGCACACATCGTCGACGTCCTGACCGCCCTGCTGGACGCCCGCGCGGACGTGCGGGCCTATCTCGGCACGAAGGACGGTGCTGTGGTCGCCACCTGCGTGGTGATCCGCAAGCACCACCGGCTGTTCCCGAAGTGGGCGGGCTTCGACTACGCCGCCATCGGCGAGCGCAGCGGCATCTACTTCGCCCTCGTCCTCGACGCCCCGGTCCGCGACGCCTACGCCGAAGGACTGCGCACCGTCGAGTTCGGCGCGGGCGCGCACCAGGCGAAGGCGCTGCGCGGCTGCGAACCGCGGCCGGTCACTACCGCGATGGTCGTGTCCGATCCGGAGCTGCGGCCGCAGGTCGCGAAGTGGATGGACGCCTTCGGAGCTAGCCGCCGGGTCGCGTTCGGGGACGCGCCCGCCGCCACCCGCACTCCGCTGCCGGTCGTCTCCGGCGGCTCCGGCGCCTGCTGCTCGGACGGCTGA
- the arsL gene encoding arsinothricin biosynthesis radical SAM protein ArsL: MPAARVLVASAFEAELQPLTSACAGAAMRAQDADVVGWDAHKNPDAVPDGEFDLVLLSVQQFEGVERGLNLAARLRESFGGAKLVAFGQYAQMNHRRFLETVDAIVMEEPELVATELAEVARGEREVATVPASMTAQGMRPKPPHRRITVSAPARDLFPSLVHYPAHHSPYGLMGNVETTRGCHHKCTYCSVYGAYDGGVAAYNADTVLADCLQLAEEGVRHFCFIDAEFFNSRTIGPGVVRKLVDEIGPITFEFTTRVDHILSYQKELTELVSLGLVKVTSALEFPSNRILRIFDKHIDVDHMRAAIAEAERIGFVLYPTFIPFTPWVEYDELLTFEDFLVDTGLAKVTDPTALQTRLLLFKGSPLLSSPWMEDIATVDRGLWVEWTHPDRRVEDLWIERRADAEDVGKVRCCVKC, encoded by the coding sequence ATGCCCGCTGCGCGTGTACTGGTCGCGTCCGCCTTCGAAGCCGAGCTGCAGCCGCTGACCTCCGCGTGCGCGGGCGCCGCGATGCGAGCGCAGGACGCCGACGTCGTGGGCTGGGACGCCCACAAGAACCCGGACGCCGTGCCCGACGGCGAGTTCGACCTGGTCCTGCTGTCGGTGCAGCAGTTCGAGGGCGTCGAGCGTGGTCTGAACCTCGCCGCCCGGCTGCGGGAATCCTTCGGTGGAGCCAAGCTGGTCGCGTTCGGGCAGTACGCCCAGATGAACCACCGCCGGTTCCTCGAAACGGTCGACGCGATCGTGATGGAAGAACCGGAGCTCGTGGCGACCGAACTCGCCGAGGTGGCGCGAGGCGAGCGCGAGGTCGCCACTGTGCCGGCATCGATGACCGCGCAAGGGATGCGGCCGAAACCGCCGCACCGCCGCATCACCGTGTCCGCCCCGGCTCGTGATTTGTTTCCCTCTCTGGTGCACTATCCGGCGCACCATTCACCGTACGGGCTGATGGGCAACGTCGAAACGACTCGCGGCTGCCACCACAAGTGCACGTATTGCTCGGTCTACGGCGCCTACGACGGCGGAGTCGCCGCCTACAACGCCGACACCGTCTTGGCCGACTGCCTGCAGCTGGCCGAAGAAGGCGTCCGGCACTTCTGCTTCATCGACGCCGAGTTCTTCAACTCCCGGACCATCGGTCCCGGCGTCGTGCGCAAGCTCGTCGACGAGATCGGCCCGATCACCTTCGAGTTCACGACCCGCGTCGACCACATCCTCAGCTACCAGAAGGAACTCACCGAGCTCGTGTCGCTCGGGCTGGTGAAGGTCACCTCGGCCCTGGAGTTCCCGTCGAACCGGATCCTGCGGATCTTCGACAAGCACATCGACGTCGACCACATGCGCGCCGCGATCGCCGAGGCCGAGCGGATCGGGTTCGTGCTGTACCCGACGTTCATCCCGTTCACCCCGTGGGTGGAGTACGACGAGCTGCTCACCTTCGAGGACTTCCTCGTCGACACCGGGCTGGCGAAGGTCACCGACCCCACCGCCCTGCAGACCCGCCTGCTGCTCTTCAAGGGCTCGCCGCTGCTGTCCTCGCCGTGGATGGAGGACATCGCCACCGTCGACCGCGGCCTGTGGGTCGAGTGGACCCATCCGGACCGTCGTGTCGAGGACCTGTGGATCGAGCGCCGCGCGGACGCCGAAGACGTCGGCAAGGTCCGCTGCTGCGTGAAGTGCTGA